In Carya illinoinensis cultivar Pawnee chromosome 7, C.illinoinensisPawnee_v1, whole genome shotgun sequence, the following are encoded in one genomic region:
- the LOC122317230 gene encoding V-type proton ATPase 16 kDa proteolipid subunit, translated as MSGFSGDETAPFFGFLGAAAALVFSCMGAAYGTAKSGVGVASMGVMRPELVMKSIVPVVMAGVLGIYGLIIAVIISTGINPKAKSYYLFDGYAHLSSGLACGLAGLSAGMAIGIVGDAGVRANAQQPKLFVGMILILIFAEALALYGLIVGIILSSRAGQSRAD; from the exons ATGTCGGGTTTTAGCGGCGATGAAACCGCTCCTTTCTTTGGCTTCCTCGGCGCTGCAGCCGCCCTCGTATTTTCCT GTATGGGAGCTGCTTACGGAACGGCGAAGAGCGGGGTAGGTGTGGCGTCGATGGGTGTTATGAGGCCGGAGCTGGTGATGAAGTCGATCGTGCCGGTGGTCATGGCTGGTGTGTTGGGTATATACGGTCTCATCATTGCAGTCATCATCAGCACCGGGATTAACCCTAAGGCCAAGTCCTATTACCTCTTCGATGGCTACGCACATCTCTCCTCTGGTCTCGCTTGCGGCCTCGCTGGCCTTTCTGCCGGTATGGCTATTGGAATCGTCGGCGACGCCGGTGTTAG AGCAAATGCACAACAGCCAAAGCTTTTTGTTGGGATGatccttattttaatttttgctgAAGCACTCGCCCTATATGGTCTCATTGTCGGTATCATCCTCTCCTCCCGAGCTGGTCAGTCAAGAGCTGACTGA